A genomic segment from Dermatobacter hominis encodes:
- a CDS encoding alpha/beta fold hydrolase, whose protein sequence is MSVPGVVRHNRIDLAVHELRSGSNGAGPAGGRPLLLLHGLGERTPASVPDALVWPGPVLGLDFTGHGASTVPVGGGYSAEILVGDVDAVLAEVGAVTLLARGLGSYIALLVAAARPSLVRGAVLADGPGLVGGGVHPGSPTVPYASLAPAGPPDPFAMAELSRDPRPPDYAQTFVRFVLEGSDLDRPLWVSAVVRPEWLSAVAGEPGVGHGTIDEGLAHYAALI, encoded by the coding sequence ATGAGCGTCCCGGGCGTCGTCCGCCACAACCGGATCGACCTCGCGGTCCACGAGCTGCGGTCCGGGTCGAACGGTGCTGGCCCGGCCGGCGGCCGACCGCTCCTGCTCCTGCACGGCCTCGGTGAGCGGACCCCCGCCTCGGTGCCCGACGCCCTCGTGTGGCCCGGCCCGGTGCTCGGCCTGGACTTCACCGGCCACGGGGCCTCGACGGTGCCGGTCGGCGGCGGCTACTCCGCCGAGATCCTGGTCGGCGACGTCGACGCCGTCCTCGCCGAGGTCGGCGCCGTGACGCTCCTCGCCCGCGGGCTCGGCTCGTACATCGCGCTCCTGGTCGCCGCCGCCCGGCCCTCGCTCGTCCGCGGGGCCGTGCTGGCCGACGGGCCCGGGCTCGTCGGCGGCGGCGTCCACCCCGGTTCGCCGACGGTGCCCTACGCGAGCCTCGCCCCGGCCGGCCCGCCCGACCCGTTCGCCATGGCCGAGCTGTCGCGGGACCCGCGCCCGCCCGACTACGCGCAGACGTTCGTGCGCTTCGTGCTCGAGGGCTCCGACCTCGACCGCCCGCTGTGGGTCAGCGCGGTCGTGCGGCCGGAGTGGCTGTCCGCCGTCGCCGGGGAGCCGGGTGTCGGCCACGGCACGATCGATGAGGGCCTCGCCCACTACGCGGCCCTCATCTGA
- a CDS encoding alpha/beta fold hydrolase: MADGDEQVTFPGARRPDRSRRVDSCGIGLHVCEWGDPDDPPLFVAHGGFDFTGTYDVFAPLLADAGWRVVSWDQRGHGDSDRASLYTWEADVRDAAAVLDSIGTVPVPFLGHSKGGAILLHLANALPHRVSAVVNLDGLPSRQAMSDVSETERTRLLHEQLTGWLDHRRSLVGRTRRPGTMDELAERRGRMNPRLSPEWLRYLVSVGARHDDDGWRWKIDPTLRMGGFGPRRPEWSMLRLPGLGVPFLGVLGLQPEVMGWGTRPVDVIPNLPPGGRLEALDDVGHFVHIEQPELVAAMVLEHLAPLRTGSAR; the protein is encoded by the coding sequence GTGGCGGACGGCGACGAGCAGGTGACGTTCCCGGGGGCGCGCCGCCCCGACCGGTCCCGCCGGGTCGACTCCTGCGGCATCGGGCTCCACGTCTGCGAGTGGGGCGACCCCGACGACCCGCCGCTGTTCGTGGCCCACGGCGGCTTCGACTTCACCGGCACCTACGACGTGTTCGCGCCGCTGCTCGCCGACGCGGGGTGGCGGGTGGTGAGCTGGGACCAGCGCGGGCACGGCGACTCCGACCGGGCGTCGCTCTACACGTGGGAGGCCGACGTCCGCGACGCCGCCGCGGTGCTCGACTCCATCGGGACCGTGCCCGTGCCGTTCCTCGGCCACTCCAAGGGCGGGGCGATCCTGCTCCACCTCGCCAACGCGCTGCCGCACCGCGTGTCGGCGGTGGTGAACCTCGACGGCCTGCCGTCGCGGCAGGCGATGTCGGACGTGTCGGAGACCGAGCGGACCCGGCTCCTCCACGAGCAGCTCACCGGCTGGCTCGACCACCGGCGGTCGCTCGTCGGGCGGACGCGCCGGCCGGGGACGATGGACGAGCTCGCCGAGCGGCGCGGCCGCATGAACCCGCGGCTGAGCCCGGAGTGGCTGCGCTACCTGGTCTCGGTCGGCGCTCGCCACGACGATGACGGGTGGCGTTGGAAGATCGACCCGACGCTGCGCATGGGCGGCTTCGGGCCGCGCCGACCCGAGTGGTCGATGCTGCGGCTCCCGGGCCTGGGCGTGCCGTTCCTCGGCGTGCTCGGCCTGCAGCCCGAGGTCATGGGCTGGGGGACCCGCCCGGTCGACGTGATCCCGAACCTGCCGCCCGGCGGGCGGCTCGAGGCGCTCGACGACGTCGGCCACTTCGTCCACATCGAGCAGCCCGAGCTGGTGGCCGCGATGGTGCTCGAGCACCTGGCACCGTTGCGGACGGGGTCGGCGCGATGA
- a CDS encoding GAF domain-containing sensor histidine kinase, translating to MSTADVSEAVAAFRALPHGGLDDSTRLLGLPPSWRASVSPSIAVVRWCALGYGLVFSAPDAFRGSYSAVVATAICCFVTTWRTVLPLQLGSVRAVRRIEPLVDVVAFGIAMGIAGGWASPYYFCLLISVAVVALGWGGGSGAIALVVGVAAVATTVAIDGSSLVDMVEDQRDVAAVVTLALAAAVGAYARTRIKEAERRRAGLIGEVHHLSETNELLEMLNVVARTLPDSLSLREALERIRQQLSDSFDARVICLMTFDDSAEEWVPKIADGCALRPAYPTSDLPVPLGLALAQDGVLRVDDLDPDAPGPGAPSPEGSTGPHGTRPIVRSSRSGMYVRLTARNQVIGMLGLEHPSPGRYDPHDAILLSGLGEVLALTVDNARWFGRLRTLGAQEERIRIARDLHDRLGQWLTYVSMELERIVAEDEPVTADLFRLQSDVQSALDELRETLRQLRSGVTDQKPLAVVAQDVVNRFAERADVATTLTVVHPDDRVPVPVENELLRILQEALTNVDRHADADHVDVVWDVRGGEFELVIADDGRGFESAKGVRDSAYGLVGMRERADVIGARLLIDSSPGAGTTVRVLAGPDQSPRDDARRGDGGRAPGRTPSRTDKDDIDDNREVAS from the coding sequence GTGTCCACGGCAGACGTCTCCGAGGCGGTCGCCGCCTTCCGGGCCCTCCCGCACGGTGGACTGGACGACTCCACGCGGCTCCTTGGGCTGCCGCCCTCGTGGCGCGCGTCCGTGTCGCCGTCGATCGCCGTCGTCCGGTGGTGCGCCCTCGGCTACGGGCTCGTCTTCTCGGCCCCCGACGCGTTCCGGGGCTCGTATTCCGCGGTCGTGGCCACGGCGATCTGCTGCTTCGTCACGACCTGGCGCACGGTCCTCCCGCTGCAGCTCGGCTCGGTCCGGGCCGTGCGGCGCATCGAGCCGCTCGTCGACGTCGTCGCCTTCGGCATCGCCATGGGCATCGCCGGCGGGTGGGCCAGCCCCTACTACTTCTGCCTCCTGATCTCGGTCGCCGTCGTCGCGCTCGGCTGGGGCGGTGGCAGCGGTGCCATCGCCCTCGTGGTCGGCGTGGCGGCCGTGGCCACCACCGTGGCCATCGACGGCAGCTCGCTCGTGGACATGGTCGAGGACCAGCGCGACGTCGCAGCGGTCGTGACGCTCGCGCTGGCCGCCGCCGTCGGCGCGTACGCGCGCACCCGCATCAAGGAGGCCGAGCGCCGGCGGGCCGGGCTGATCGGCGAGGTGCACCACCTGTCCGAGACCAACGAGCTCCTCGAGATGCTCAACGTCGTGGCGCGGACGCTCCCGGACTCGCTGTCGCTCCGCGAGGCGCTCGAGCGCATCCGCCAGCAGCTGTCCGACAGCTTCGACGCCCGGGTCATCTGCCTGATGACCTTCGACGACAGCGCCGAGGAGTGGGTCCCGAAGATCGCCGACGGCTGCGCCCTGCGGCCTGCGTACCCGACGAGCGACCTGCCCGTGCCGCTCGGCCTGGCGCTCGCGCAGGACGGCGTGCTGCGGGTCGACGACCTCGACCCCGACGCCCCCGGGCCGGGCGCGCCCTCCCCCGAGGGCTCCACCGGACCGCACGGCACGCGCCCGATCGTGCGCAGCAGCCGCTCCGGCATGTACGTGCGGCTCACCGCCCGCAACCAGGTGATCGGCATGCTCGGCCTCGAGCACCCCTCGCCGGGCCGCTACGACCCGCACGACGCCATCCTCCTGTCCGGGCTCGGCGAGGTGCTGGCCCTGACCGTCGACAACGCCCGCTGGTTCGGCCGGCTCCGCACGCTCGGGGCGCAGGAGGAGCGCATCCGCATCGCGCGCGACCTGCACGACCGGCTGGGGCAGTGGCTGACCTACGTCTCGATGGAGCTCGAGCGCATCGTCGCCGAGGACGAGCCGGTGACCGCCGACCTCTTCCGCCTCCAGTCCGACGTGCAGTCCGCCTTGGACGAGCTGCGGGAGACCCTCCGGCAGCTGCGCTCGGGCGTCACGGACCAGAAGCCGCTGGCCGTCGTCGCGCAGGACGTCGTCAACCGGTTCGCGGAGCGGGCCGACGTCGCGACCACACTGACGGTGGTGCACCCGGACGACCGGGTGCCGGTCCCCGTGGAGAACGAGCTGTTGCGGATCCTCCAGGAAGCGCTCACGAACGTGGACCGACATGCCGACGCGGATCACGTGGACGTGGTCTGGGACGTGCGAGGCGGCGAGTTCGAGCTCGTCATCGCCGACGACGGTCGTGGCTTCGAGTCGGCCAAGGGCGTGCGCGACTCGGCGTACGGCCTGGTCGGGATGCGCGAGCGCGCCGATGTGATCGGCGCACGCCTGCTGATCGACAGCTCGCCCGGCGCGGGCACGACCGTGCGGGTGCTCGCCGGCCCCGACCAGTCGCCGCGGGACGACGCCCGGCGCGGCGACGGCGGCCGGGCACCCGGCCGGACCCCGTCCCGGACCGACAAGGACGACATCGACGACAACAGGGAGGTGGCATCGTGA
- a CDS encoding response regulator transcription factor, whose translation MRVLLADDHQILRDGIRRGLESAGEDVVGEADNGEEAIALAIETKPDIVLMDLSMPVLDGVAAARRIREEVPDSKVVVLTMHDDPERTRAALQAGAAAYLTKGTSFADVLDTLRRVQEGEETLSPRLAASMLEHLGQEPSRNDLLSDRQVEILQMIADGMSTKQAARALGITQKTVHNHLNATYRRLDTQSLTHAVLSAVRLGIIDLHSTPDDGEAA comes from the coding sequence GTGAGGGTGCTGCTGGCCGACGACCACCAGATCCTTCGCGACGGCATCCGGCGCGGGCTCGAGAGCGCCGGAGAGGACGTGGTCGGCGAGGCCGACAACGGCGAGGAGGCGATCGCCCTGGCGATCGAGACCAAGCCCGACATCGTCCTCATGGACCTCTCGATGCCGGTGCTCGACGGCGTGGCCGCGGCCCGGCGCATCCGCGAGGAGGTGCCGGACTCCAAGGTGGTCGTCCTGACCATGCACGACGACCCGGAGCGCACCCGCGCCGCCCTCCAGGCCGGCGCGGCGGCGTACCTCACCAAGGGGACGTCGTTCGCGGACGTGCTCGACACCCTGCGCCGGGTCCAGGAGGGCGAGGAGACGCTGAGCCCCCGGCTGGCGGCGTCGATGCTCGAGCACCTCGGCCAGGAGCCGAGCCGCAACGACCTCCTGTCGGACCGCCAGGTCGAGATCCTGCAGATGATCGCCGACGGCATGTCCACGAAGCAGGCGGCCCGGGCCCTCGGCATCACGCAGAAGACGGTGCACAACCACCTGAACGCCACCTATCGGCGGCTGGACACGCAGAGCCTGACCCACGCCGTCCTCTCGGCCGTGCGGTTGGGCATCATCGACCTGCACTCGACGCCCGACGACGGCGAGGCCGCCTGA
- a CDS encoding serine hydrolase domain-containing protein, whose protein sequence is MADQDGTTATIRGEVEPGFEPVREAFERNFALHGDVGAGFCLYVDGQKVVDLTGGVRDLAGTPYDEDTLQLVFSSTKGVTATCAHLLVQRGLLDVDEPVSTYWPEFAAAGKADVPVSWLLSHQAGLIDVDHPMTLEQALDWDTVTAALAASPPVWEPGTGYGYHAVTFGWLVGEVVRRVAGTDIGSFVRTELVEPLGLDLWIGLPPEQEHRVAPLVPASAAGFGEGAPVDDVPTADGAGEDHRSLVRLLDELLGEGNLLGRTLGAPGGAFADDRVWNEPQVRAAQIPAANGVTDATSLARLYAALVSDVDGVRLLDPDTVDRAIVPQVSGDPGSSLVVMLDIPFALGYMTHSGVSPLLGGRSFGHYGAGGSLGFADPDRRVAGAYVMNQMQIGIAGDPRTAGLLAAVDQVVE, encoded by the coding sequence ATGGCGGACCAGGACGGCACGACGGCGACGATCAGGGGCGAGGTCGAACCAGGCTTCGAACCGGTCCGGGAGGCGTTCGAGCGCAACTTCGCGCTGCACGGCGACGTCGGCGCGGGCTTCTGCCTGTACGTCGACGGGCAGAAGGTCGTCGACCTGACCGGGGGCGTGCGCGACCTCGCCGGCACGCCGTACGACGAGGACACCCTCCAGCTCGTGTTCTCCTCGACGAAGGGCGTCACCGCGACCTGCGCCCACCTGCTCGTGCAGCGCGGCCTGCTCGACGTCGACGAGCCGGTCTCCACGTACTGGCCCGAGTTCGCGGCCGCCGGCAAGGCCGACGTCCCGGTGTCGTGGCTGCTGTCGCACCAGGCCGGCCTGATCGACGTCGACCACCCGATGACGCTCGAGCAGGCCCTCGACTGGGACACCGTCACGGCCGCCCTCGCCGCCAGCCCGCCCGTGTGGGAGCCCGGCACCGGCTACGGCTACCACGCGGTCACGTTCGGGTGGCTCGTCGGGGAGGTGGTGCGGCGCGTGGCCGGGACCGACATCGGCTCGTTCGTGCGCACCGAGCTCGTCGAGCCGCTCGGCCTCGACCTCTGGATCGGCCTCCCACCCGAGCAGGAGCACCGCGTCGCGCCGCTGGTGCCGGCCTCCGCCGCAGGCTTCGGCGAGGGCGCGCCGGTGGACGACGTGCCGACGGCGGACGGCGCCGGCGAGGACCACCGCTCGCTCGTCCGGCTGCTCGACGAGCTCCTGGGCGAGGGCAACCTGCTCGGCCGCACGCTCGGCGCCCCCGGCGGCGCGTTCGCCGACGACCGCGTGTGGAACGAGCCGCAGGTCCGGGCCGCGCAGATCCCCGCCGCCAACGGCGTGACCGACGCGACGTCGCTGGCGCGCCTGTACGCCGCACTCGTGTCCGACGTCGACGGCGTCCGCCTCCTCGACCCCGACACCGTCGACCGGGCGATCGTGCCGCAGGTGAGCGGCGACCCGGGCTCGAGCCTGGTCGTGATGCTCGACATCCCGTTCGCCCTCGGGTACATGACGCACTCGGGCGTGTCGCCGCTCCTCGGCGGACGGTCCTTCGGCCACTACGGCGCCGGCGGGTCGCTCGGCTTCGCCGATCCCGACCGTCGGGTGGCCGGCGCCTACGTCATGAACCAGATGCAGATCGGCATCGCGGGGGACCCCCGGACGGCCGGACTCCTCGCCGCGGTCGACCAGGTGGTGGAATGA
- a CDS encoding peptide chain release factor 3 encodes MSEDPVAEAARRRTFAIISHPDAGKTTLTEKLLLYGGALGREAGAVKARGDRRSATSDWMELEQQRGISITSTVLQFPYRDCVVNLLDTPGHRDFSEDTYRVLTACDAAVMVLDAAKGIEPQTLKLFEVCRDRGLPLITFVNKWDRPGLSPLELIDDIESHLSIMCTPVTWPVGIAGDFRGVVDRSSGDFIRYTRTARGATEAPEELVSPERAQVEETEAWLAAQDELELLAGTEHDSELFLAGETTPMLFGSALTNFGVRLLLDNVIDEVPAPTARLDAAGEPRPLGSPFSGFVFKVQANMDRAHRDRIAFLRVCSGRFERGMVVTHGRTGKPFATKYAHSVFGQERETLEKAFPGDVVGLVNATDVRVGDSLYVEQPVAFPAIPSFAPEHFAVARTTDVGKSKQFRTGIQQLDEEGVVQVLRDPEFGDQAPVLAAVGALQFEVATHRLENEFGAPVELTPTRYRIARRTDEASRAELRAMQGVDVLQRSDGDLLAVFESVYWLERLEGEHPELTLDRLVAEGELRQQ; translated from the coding sequence ATGTCCGAGGACCCAGTCGCCGAGGCCGCCCGTCGGCGGACCTTCGCCATCATCTCCCACCCCGACGCCGGCAAGACCACGCTGACCGAGAAGCTGCTGCTCTACGGCGGCGCGCTCGGCCGCGAGGCGGGCGCGGTGAAGGCCCGGGGCGACCGCCGCTCGGCGACCTCGGACTGGATGGAGCTGGAGCAGCAGCGAGGCATCTCGATCACGTCGACCGTCCTGCAGTTCCCGTACCGGGACTGCGTGGTCAACCTGCTCGACACGCCGGGCCACCGCGACTTCTCCGAGGACACCTACCGCGTGCTCACGGCCTGCGACGCCGCCGTCATGGTCCTCGACGCGGCCAAGGGCATCGAGCCGCAGACGCTCAAGCTGTTCGAGGTGTGCCGCGACCGCGGCCTGCCGCTGATCACGTTCGTCAACAAGTGGGACCGCCCCGGCCTCAGCCCGCTTGAGCTGATCGACGACATCGAGTCGCACCTGTCGATCATGTGCACCCCCGTCACGTGGCCGGTCGGCATCGCCGGTGACTTCCGCGGCGTGGTCGACCGGTCGAGCGGCGACTTCATCCGCTACACCCGGACCGCCCGGGGCGCGACCGAGGCGCCGGAGGAGCTCGTGTCGCCCGAGCGGGCCCAGGTCGAGGAGACCGAGGCGTGGCTCGCCGCCCAGGACGAGCTCGAGCTGCTGGCCGGCACCGAGCACGACTCCGAGCTGTTCCTCGCCGGCGAGACGACGCCGATGCTCTTCGGCTCGGCGCTCACGAACTTCGGGGTGCGGCTGCTGCTCGACAACGTGATCGACGAGGTCCCGGCGCCGACCGCCCGGCTCGACGCCGCCGGCGAACCCCGGCCGCTCGGCTCGCCGTTCTCGGGCTTCGTCTTCAAGGTGCAGGCGAACATGGACCGCGCCCACCGCGACCGGATCGCCTTCCTCCGGGTCTGCTCGGGCCGCTTCGAGCGCGGCATGGTCGTGACCCACGGGCGCACGGGCAAGCCCTTCGCCACCAAGTACGCCCACTCGGTGTTCGGCCAGGAGCGCGAGACGTTGGAGAAGGCCTTCCCCGGCGACGTCGTCGGGCTGGTCAACGCCACCGACGTGCGGGTCGGCGACAGCCTCTACGTGGAGCAGCCGGTCGCGTTCCCCGCGATCCCGAGCTTCGCCCCGGAGCACTTCGCCGTCGCCCGGACGACCGACGTGGGCAAGTCGAAGCAGTTCCGCACCGGCATCCAGCAGCTCGACGAGGAGGGAGTGGTGCAGGTGCTCCGCGACCCCGAGTTCGGCGACCAGGCGCCGGTGCTCGCCGCCGTGGGCGCGCTGCAGTTCGAGGTCGCGACGCACCGGCTGGAGAACGAGTTCGGGGCACCCGTCGAGCTGACCCCGACCCGCTACCGGATCGCGCGCCGGACCGACGAGGCGTCGCGCGCCGAGCTCCGGGCGATGCAGGGCGTCGACGTCCTCCAGCGCTCCGACGGCGATCTGCTGGCGGTCTTCGAGTCCGTGTACTGGCTCGAGCGGCTGGAGGGCGAGCACCCCGAGCTGACGCTCGACCGCCTGGTGGCGGAGGGCGAGCTGCGCCAGCAGTGA
- a CDS encoding acyltransferase, with amino-acid sequence MATDEDLGSADVPREQVEAEPWFAVWVDGGEWPGQAERRADVVERTGARLGDRVFLAEGATIVCESLDVGDRSYVATGCVLRDRITIGDDCSINPYVVMAGRVRLGDGVRVASFAALYGFNHVFDDPDVPIWQQGLDEQGIAIGDDVWIGTHAVVCDGVTIGAHSVVAAGAVVTADVPPWSVVGGVPARVLSDRRDRSAAGGGGAARGRRAATGVALDRFVERVTSEWPGVLERCRATDDGTPAADGVVADLGAYVDVPGGVRAVRPTCDAIELAAAFGAPEAAGDRGALVSWLQDRQDPATGLFPEPGEPPIGDDPLALSLDAEFRQYGVLSVGYALEALGAAPRHPVRCVADVGADDLIARLDALPWRELAWPAGSWVDFWGTSVHLNRRHFGSDQGLEALFGWLATRVDPFTGMWGAPHRDWGRLMPVNGFYRLTRGTYAQFGEPLLHPEAVVDTVAAHARDNGWFVDRNRSACNVLDVVHPLWLCARQTDHRRAELRDALADTLADTIGRWEPGAGFAFEPGAPAGLQGTEMWLAIVFLLVDLLDGAAGLPWTPKGVHRPSPAGSVHRDLGTTIMATHE; translated from the coding sequence GTGGCCACGGACGAGGACCTGGGGTCGGCCGACGTCCCCCGAGAGCAGGTCGAGGCCGAGCCGTGGTTCGCCGTCTGGGTGGACGGCGGCGAGTGGCCGGGCCAGGCCGAGCGCCGGGCCGACGTCGTGGAGCGCACCGGCGCCCGCCTGGGGGACCGGGTGTTCCTCGCCGAGGGCGCCACGATCGTGTGCGAGTCGCTCGACGTCGGTGACCGCAGCTACGTGGCCACCGGTTGCGTCCTGCGCGACCGGATCACGATCGGCGACGACTGCTCGATCAACCCCTACGTCGTGATGGCCGGACGGGTGCGCCTCGGCGACGGTGTGCGGGTCGCCTCGTTCGCGGCGCTCTACGGCTTCAACCATGTGTTCGACGACCCGGACGTCCCGATCTGGCAGCAGGGGCTCGACGAGCAGGGGATCGCCATCGGGGACGACGTCTGGATCGGCACCCACGCGGTCGTCTGCGACGGCGTGACGATCGGCGCCCACAGCGTGGTCGCGGCCGGCGCGGTGGTCACCGCCGACGTCCCGCCCTGGTCGGTGGTGGGCGGCGTGCCGGCCCGGGTGCTGTCGGACCGTCGCGACCGCAGCGCGGCCGGGGGAGGTGGCGCCGCCCGGGGACGTCGCGCCGCGACGGGCGTCGCCCTCGATCGGTTCGTCGAACGGGTGACGAGCGAGTGGCCAGGCGTGCTCGAGCGGTGTCGTGCCACCGACGACGGGACCCCCGCTGCGGACGGGGTCGTCGCCGACCTCGGTGCGTACGTCGACGTGCCGGGCGGGGTCCGGGCCGTGCGCCCGACCTGCGACGCGATCGAGCTCGCCGCCGCGTTCGGCGCGCCCGAGGCTGCCGGCGACCGCGGCGCGCTGGTGTCCTGGCTGCAGGACCGCCAGGACCCTGCGACCGGGCTCTTCCCCGAGCCGGGGGAGCCGCCGATCGGCGACGACCCGCTGGCGCTCTCGCTCGACGCCGAGTTCCGCCAGTACGGGGTCCTGTCGGTGGGGTACGCGCTGGAGGCGTTGGGTGCGGCGCCGCGGCACCCGGTGCGCTGCGTGGCCGACGTCGGCGCCGACGACCTCATCGCCCGCCTGGACGCCCTCCCCTGGCGGGAGCTGGCGTGGCCGGCCGGGTCGTGGGTCGACTTCTGGGGGACCTCCGTCCACCTCAACCGCCGCCACTTCGGCTCCGACCAGGGCCTCGAGGCGCTGTTCGGCTGGTTGGCCACCCGTGTCGACCCGTTCACCGGCATGTGGGGCGCACCGCACCGGGACTGGGGCCGGCTGATGCCAGTGAACGGTTTCTACCGCCTGACGCGGGGCACGTACGCCCAGTTCGGCGAGCCGCTCCTGCACCCGGAGGCCGTGGTCGACACCGTCGCCGCGCACGCCCGCGACAACGGCTGGTTCGTGGACCGCAACCGCAGCGCGTGCAACGTGCTCGACGTCGTCCACCCGCTCTGGCTGTGCGCCCGTCAGACCGACCACCGGCGCGCCGAGCTCCGGGACGCGCTCGCCGACACGCTCGCCGACACCATCGGACGATGGGAACCGGGCGCCGGGTTCGCGTTCGAACCCGGAGCACCGGCCGGACTCCAGGGCACCGAGATGTGGTTGGCGATCGTGTTCCTGCTCGTCGACCTGCTCGACGGCGCCGCCGGCCTGCCGTGGACCCCGAAGGGCGTGCACCGACCGTCGCCGGCCGGTTCCGTCCACCGGGACCTCGGCACGACCATCATGGCCACCCATGAGTGA